The genomic stretch ACTGAAAGTTTGACTTGGGTTGGACCGGAGCGCCTGCGAGGTTTGCTAACGAGCATATGCAGTGAAGTTGCCGCGGCGTGCCGAGGTGACAACTAGAGCCTGTTGCGGCGCTTGTTCGTGCTAGGCTACTTGCGCAAAATAAGAAAAGTCGAACTCCATGTCATCGATGCTAGGCTCAACCCCTACAAAACTGAAAGCATCCTCAAGTAGGAATGGCTCGAGCATTGAGGCAAAACCATTGATTTTCTGAACACCATTTTCTGCGAAATGGTTTATAATCATCTTTTGAAGCTTTACCGTCGGCTCTCGGTTGCCTTTCAGTTTGATTTCATCAACCTGCCAATGACCGCGATATTTATGGATCGAGACGACAAGATCTTTGTTCCACACATAGAACTGCTTTTCGCCACGCAGCGCGATTGGGACGAAGTTGCCAAGGCAGTTGTTGAATTCCTTTGCGACCTTTTCGAGCTCCAAGCCACACGTGATGTAACGCAAGCGCTCTGTATCGGGTACAATTTGCGGCGGGAAAGGCAGACGGATGTAAATTTCCTTGATCGCTGCTGGAACATTCCTGTTGTTTTTTATGGCTATGAGTAGTTTTTCCTCAACGTCTGGTTTGTCTTGAAATTTGGCTAATTGCATCTCGTTCATCAACCGGACAAAGTCTTTAACGCTTTGTTGATCTTTCAGGCTATTAGCAAAACCCACATTCCGAAGGTCGGCTGGCAGGGCATGAAGATGCCGGATCGTACGCGCTTGCAGTTTTTCAGCCCCTAGCATTTGCCGGCGCAATGTCGGGCCCCCGATCCGCGCAATGTCGTATAGCATCAAATATACTTCGCGGTCCTGCGCTTGTGTGCCAAACCGAGACAGCAGTGCCTCAAAGCTATTGGGTAAGTCGTTGAAGGCAGCTTTTAGAAGTTGGGTAGATTTGGTGTTCAATAGGTCATGACGCAGTTTGACGACCGCTTTCCCCCCCGTTTTGAGGGTATCTTGCATAATTTCTGATGCGATGACGGCATGCCACACTTGGCGTCGGCGATCATTTGTCAACAGATAGATCATTTGCAGGTGGTCGGGAAAGATTTTAGCAACATCGTCATAAAGGTTGCAGGCGATTCTCTTGACAAGTTGCTGATAGTCTTTGGTGATTTGCGCAAACTGCAAAACTTGGATGGCTTGTTGTTTCTTGAGTTCCTCGCTTGCAGGTCCGGCATAATTGATCTGGTTCTTGAACATGTGTGCTCCTTTGTCATCAAATATAGACAATAACACACAGGGGTGACACTTTTGGTCACCGCCAAACCATGCCGGAGTTACCGATTGCGCACTACCGCTGCATGATTGGTTGGCTATCATTTGGCTTCCCTATCATGTCTCAAATCATATATGATCGGAAGTAAGTTATTTGAAATCTGGTGTCACAATGAACCTAAGCATGACTGAAGTTCTGTGCGATACTTCATTGTTTGAGGATCATTTTTGTTCTCCAACGACCGTCAAAAACCTGCGAGGGGTGCCCACGCAGGTCTTGCAGAAAGTCATGCTGGAACTTCATCAACATACAGCGTGCAATGTATTTGCGTCACCTCGGACTTGGACGCCTGCTGGAAGTGAGCAATGCATTGTTGTGGCGGGGTCACTTGGGATTGACGGAAGAACAAGGGGAAACCGGATTGGTCTTTGCGTCGATCGTCAGCCCGATGACAAAGATGATCCTGGCGCCATTTACCTGTGGACGAACACCGCATTGGTGAATGAAATAACTGCAGATGGCTTGGTGAGCCATAACTTTGCAAAGATGTGGGTTAACTGGCGATCCTTGGGCGAGACGAGGCCGGAAAAGTATCTACGCTTGTCGGTGCCTGTTGCCCAAAAAAACAACAGCGGATGGAATGTGAGTTTTGATAGTGATATTGGCGAGCTTATCGCATTCCTCACCGCACTCAGGGGTCGATACGAACCAAAGCCCGCCACATCAAAAGCATTGTCGTCAACTCTGAAGCTGTTTGGCCATTCAGACGGGGCAATAACACCTGCGATCATCGATGCGTATCGACATCCTGACGAAGATGCCCCCGACACTGACGCCGAGTTCGACCAGCCCAAGCCCAAGAGCGTCGTCAGAAACCTTGGCCGCAGCAAGCAAGCACTTCTCAAGAGCCCCCAACCATCCGATGCATACACAGGCAATGCCCGCGAAGTCATCATTCGCAGATTTGAGGCGCACTCGCTTTTTTCGGCACAACCAACGATGCCACCAGCGCCGTCAGTACCATTCATGGATACTGCTTTTCGTTGCCTGAACCTTGATCCTGAACCTTTCCAAGCCGCGGGCCTATATGGGATCTTTTTTAAAGTTACCGCCGCGCAAACGCCCAGCCTGATTTATGTTGGCCTTTACCGGAATGGTAAGGTTGGGTCGGGCCCTGTTTTCGGGGGAAATGTCCTGAGGGATCGGTGGGTGAAACATATTGCAACATGCTCGATGCGCGGGGCAAATGTTGGTATTGGGAAAAGAACGGCCCAGACGATGCGCTTGGACCCCAATCACGACTTTGCCGCCCTTGGCGAGCCGAACGTCGCGGAGCTGATCGTCAAGGACACTGGCTGTAACGCAGGTGAAAACCGCGCACTATTTGCCAAAGGGCAATGGTCCGTTCTACGTGACGCAACGGGCAAGGATATTCTTCCCCTTTTCAGCTTCTCCTATGTGAGGTTAAGCGCCTTTCATGGCGTTGAAGGTGATGACGGCATTAGAAGGCGCGTCAGCGCAGCCGAGGATCGGGTGAAGAAGGAACTTGCACCGATCTGCAACGGAGAGACTTTGCTCGGGCAGCACAAAACACACGTCACGCCGGAACAATTTGAGACATCTGCAACTTTAGCATTGTCCGCGTAAGGTAAAAATTCGGCGCCTCCGATGTCAGCTTTGGTCCATATCTGCAAGTCTAGTTGACCTGCAATCGAGATAGGATTGCGCTGATATTTGAAGGGCGATCACATGTCATATGGGAGCGCCAGCGCTTACAGCAATTAGGCTTGTCGTCAGGGCAAACAGACCCGACAAAATCCCAAATGCTGCTGGATACTGCGCAAGCATCAAGGGAAAGCGGACGGTCCCAAAATGACTGTCAATGCATTCAGTAGCGCGCCACCGCTATGCGGATGACCGCGAGCCGGCCCCAAACTGCACGAAAGAAGCAGGATTGGTCTACCCGCTGCGCTGAAAACTTCACCTTTGGACTATGGTTAAGCGGCATCCTGGGACGATCCATGCTGTTCCAGCAGCTTGCGCGATCGTTAACGCTGCTGGGGGCCCAAAACACTTTTCAAGCGGGCATTTTCAGGTCAGCTTAACGTCATCCGGCAGCCCACTTGTGAAATATCGGGTAGCCGAAGGAAGCTATCTCAATACTTACAATACTAATATCCTGAAAGTCGTTCCGTAACAATTTGTACTAGATCTTTTAACAACAATATATAATCGGTTTGGCCATCTACCTGGACTTTGTCATCCAGTTCTTTCGCCATGATATTTAACGCATCGTTTACTTCAATCTCACATTCGAAAGCCTTATTTTCAAAATCAGCAGTCATGTTATCTATTTCATCAGTGAAATCTACTTCGCCAGATGTAAGATTTTGGAATGTCATATTTTCATGGATGTGTTTTTCGATCTCTGCAAGAAAGTTAGCGTCAGACATTGGTCTCGTGTCCTTATATTTTTTAAACTATCTAATATTCCCAAAGTGGGGTACATTCTGACATCAAGATCGCCTGAATCGACCTTCTGGACAAGCCTTTTTTGCTCTTCAAGGTATATGCGGTCGCATATGTTATCACGGTTAGCTGATCCTGCGAACCCGTATCACTTTGGCTGAGTGGTAATGTTTGACAGCCTTGGGAACCCACCTGTCGTGCCGCTCTAAAAAAGCGCCGCTGCCGAGCAAATGCATTGTGACGGCACAATCGGAGCAGTACACTTTGAGCATCCTGAGGGATCGCAGCTGACGTTCAGAGAATAAAACTACTGTTCATCTGGCAAGATTGGATTATTTAGACGTTTGCGACACCCTGCTTGCGCAATGTCGACTTATGGTTCCAGCTCTAACATAAGTGTCGCGTCACAATGCGAAAGCAATCAAGCTTATCGAGGAGTTCAAGCCTGCCCAATATAACGCACCCCGCGCACACAGATATCCTTTTTACAGGGTTGAAGCTCGGCGACCGCCATGGTGGGCCAACCCGCATGGCAGAAATTCTATTTGCAAGCCTCTCGGAAACACAGACCTTCGATCCCGACGACATCACTGCTCGCTATCTTGCTTGGTGGAAAGAAGATGCCTTTGATACCGGGCCAACATTCGCAGAGGTCTTTAAACGAATTGAATGTGGACTGGATCGAGAGAAGGCAGTCCATGAGGCTGATATTGCGCAAGACGGCCATACCGCGGGCTGTAACCCGGCGCATCGAATAGCCCCACTCGCCTTGTTTCCCTTTATTATGACAGCCGACATAGGAAGGTTTGCACGGCAAGAGGCAATGATTACTCACTACCATCCGCTTGCAGGTGATATGTCCGCCCTGATGGCTTTGATTTGTCGTCTTGCAATAGACGGATATTCTTGGGACGAAGTGAAAAGAATATCAAAAAAAATAGAGCCAAGTGCTTGGGCTGCCGTCGATAACGCAAATATTTCCGCTGGAGGTTTTGCACCAGATGTGATGCGGACTGCATTGCATTTTCGTAAGCGTTCTCAGGAGAGCACTGTCGGTTCAGCTTGACGGCTTGAAGTTCCACGGGAGCAGATCATCGAGGCGGCTTTGCGGGTGGCCATTAGCGATCGCTGTGAGGGTTGCTTTGAGATAGGCGAAGGGCTCGACGTCGTTGATCTTGCAGGTCTCGATCAGTGAGGCGATGCGACCCCAAGCGATGCCACCTTCGTCATGACCGGCGAAGAGCGCGTTCTTGCGATTGAGAGCAATGGGGCGGATCAGGTTTTCGACGCGGTTGTTGTCAATCTCGACGCGGCCATCGGCCAAGAAGGTCTGCAGCCCATCCCAGTGATTATGGATGTAAGTCAGCTTTTCACCCAACCGGGATTTAGCGGAGATCTTGCGGCGTTGGGCCTGCAGCCAATCGCCGAAGGCCGCGACCAGTGGAGCACTGCGGGTCTGGCGGGCCGACAATCGCTGGCTGGGAGAGATGCCACGGATATCGGCTTCGACAGCATAGATCTCGGCGATGCGGCGCAGGCCCTCGGCGGCGATCTGTGATCCATCGCGGTCGAAGACTTCCTTCAGCTTGCGGCGCGCGTGCGCCCAGCAATGGGCCACCTGAATGGGATCGCCGCCCTTGCGGGTCGGCTTGGTCAGCCGGTTGTAGCCCTGGTATCCGTCGATCTGCAGGATGCCGTCAAAACCTATCAGGAATGTTTCGGCATTCTCGCCCGCCCGACCGGGTGCATAGAAGTAGACCACACCGGGCGGGTCCTCACCGCCCCATGGCCGGTCATCGCGGGCAAGAGCCCAGAGATAGCCGGTTTTGGTCCTTCCGCGACCCGGATCCAGCACCGGGGCGGTGGTTTCGTCCATGAACAGCTTGTCTGATCGTTTCAGGTGTTCACCCAGCCGGTCGACGACGGGCTTGAGGTGGAATGCCGCCTTACCCACCCAATCGGCCAGCACAGCGCGGTGCAGATCGAGGCCTGCCCGCGCCAGGATCTGGCTCTGGCGATACAACGGCAGATGGTCGGCATATTTGCTGACCAGCACATGGGCGAGCGTCGCTTCTGTCGGCAACCCGCCCATGATTAGGTGGCAGGGCGCCGGTGCCTGGGTCACGCCGTTTGTGCAGGTCCGGCAGGCATATTTCGGGCGCACGGTGACAATCACACGCAACTGCGCTGGCACGATATCCAGCCGCTCGCTGCGGTCTTCACCGATCTTGTGCATGACGCCACAGCCACAAGGGCAGATCAGGCTGGCGGGTTCGATAATCTCTTCGATGCGCGGCAATGTGGCCGGTAGATTGCCGATGGTCCGCTTTGGCCCGGGCCTGGTTGCCGTCTTGCTATCTGCCTTGGCGGCAAGATGTTCCTTCTGCACCTCGACCTCGGCCAACGCGATGGACAGATCCTCAAACGCCAGCTGCCGTTCATCCTCGGTCAGCTTTTCCGACCGCTTCCCATGCAGGGCATGGTTCAACTCGGCAATCAGATGCTGTTGGCGTTGGGTAATATCCTGAAGTGCGGCGATCGTTTCCATCAAGGTCGCAACCACCGCGCGCTGCGCGGCAGGGATGGTGGAAAGGTCAATGACAGGCGTATCAATCATAGCCCGAGACTACGATTAAACCCCAGTAAAATCACGCAAAAACATATGGTTGATTCATTCTGCCGCAGCAGGTGGGCGCATCTCCAGCGCCTTGACCTTACGCCAGTCCAGACCGGCAAACAGGGCCTCAAACTGGGCGTGGTTCAGCGCCATCACCCCGTCTTTGATCGCAGGCCAGGTGAAGGTCATGTCTTCCAACCGCTTGTAGGCCATCACCAATCCGGTGCCATCCCAATACAAAAGCTTCAGCCGATCCGCCCGGCGCGACCGGAACACAAACACCGTGCCGGTGAACGGATCCTTACGCAGCACCGACGACACGATTGCCGCCAGACCATCATGACCTTTCCTGAAGTCCACAGGTTGCGTCGAGACCAGAACCCGCACGCGGTTTGACGGGAACATCATGGCCGCGCCCCGATTGCCCGCACGATCTCGGCAATCCGGTCAGAACTGGTGGTGCCATCGACCCGGATTGTCACACGACCTATCGCAATCTCGATGGGTTTACAGGACAACCCGTCAGGCTTTGTGAGCTGCCCGGCGACAGCCGGCACATCCGCACCGCCGCCACCATCCGACACGACGATCGGTGCAAAACAGAAGCTGTCATCTTCAACCGCAGGCAAAACCAACCGGCCGTCACGTGCCCGACTACGCCATTCCGATAAATGGTTCGCCCGCAGCCCATACCGCGCCGCAACTTCATTCACGCTCACACCTGGCTGCAAGCTCTCAGCAACGATCCGCGCCTTTATCTCTTCCGGCCAGCGTCGCTGTCCGTTGGTCCTTATGTCCACCCCGTAATCCCGGAGAAACTCCAACGTAGTCGCCATCGCGAAACTCCTGCACTGATCTCCATCGCACATGGAATCGCAGGTCAGACAATCTGTTGGAAGGTGAGGGCCAGCGACCGCTTACGCATTTTCTGGATGGCCAAGACAGCATTCAGCGGGCGATCGATTTCGCCGGT from Yoonia vestfoldensis encodes the following:
- the tnpA gene encoding IS66-like element accessory protein TnpA, with protein sequence MATTLEFLRDYGVDIRTNGQRRWPEEIKARIVAESLQPGVSVNEVAARYGLRANHLSEWRSRARDGRLVLPAVEDDSFCFAPIVVSDGGGGADVPAVAGQLTKPDGLSCKPIEIAIGRVTIRVDGTTSSDRIAEIVRAIGARP
- the tnpB gene encoding IS66 family insertion sequence element accessory protein TnpB (TnpB, as the term is used for proteins encoded by IS66 family insertion elements, is considered an accessory protein, since TnpC, encoded by a neighboring gene, is a DDE family transposase.) — translated: MMFPSNRVRVLVSTQPVDFRKGHDGLAAIVSSVLRKDPFTGTVFVFRSRRADRLKLLYWDGTGLVMAYKRLEDMTFTWPAIKDGVMALNHAQFEALFAGLDWRKVKALEMRPPAAAE
- the tnpC gene encoding IS66 family transposase, which gives rise to METIAALQDITQRQQHLIAELNHALHGKRSEKLTEDERQLAFEDLSIALAEVEVQKEHLAAKADSKTATRPGPKRTIGNLPATLPRIEEIIEPASLICPCGCGVMHKIGEDRSERLDIVPAQLRVIVTVRPKYACRTCTNGVTQAPAPCHLIMGGLPTEATLAHVLVSKYADHLPLYRQSQILARAGLDLHRAVLADWVGKAAFHLKPVVDRLGEHLKRSDKLFMDETTAPVLDPGRGRTKTGYLWALARDDRPWGGEDPPGVVYFYAPGRAGENAETFLIGFDGILQIDGYQGYNRLTKPTRKGGDPIQVAHCWAHARRKLKEVFDRDGSQIAAEGLRRIAEIYAVEADIRGISPSQRLSARQTRSAPLVAAFGDWLQAQRRKISAKSRLGEKLTYIHNHWDGLQTFLADGRVEIDNNRVENLIRPIALNRKNALFAGHDEGGIAWGRIASLIETCKINDVEPFAYLKATLTAIANGHPQSRLDDLLPWNFKPSS
- a CDS encoding ADP-ribosylglycohydrolase family protein — encoded protein: MAEILFASLSETQTFDPDDITARYLAWWKEDAFDTGPTFAEVFKRIECGLDREKAVHEADIAQDGHTAGCNPAHRIAPLALFPFIMTADIGRFARQEAMITHYHPLAGDMSALMALICRLAIDGYSWDEVKRISKKIEPSAWAAVDNANISAGGFAPDVMRTALHFRKRSQESTVGSA